A stretch of the Manis pentadactyla isolate mManPen7 chromosome 16, mManPen7.hap1, whole genome shotgun sequence genome encodes the following:
- the LOC130681290 gene encoding bromodomain adjacent to zinc finger domain protein 2B-like: MMFGQDRYRRRYWIFPQCGGIFVEGMESAAGLKEIAKERKKLKKAESIQTKEIFDTSDDPLNCSNPDHCEQKEDPNEKDNTNLILQNPGSFSKLSKLLEVAKVPPESDVTTPKPKSGADGCALPHKNRGRHSPGSMQPTVTQNSVEETDSNLVSTGSGGAGKVYSPLPRDQLLLPRTPWEDTSLTQADAPAASSPTPRAQPPSKSPAALEVAKPVDYPSPKPIPEEMQFGWWRITDPEDLKALLKVLHPRGIREKALQKQIQKHLDYITQACIENKDVTIIELNENEENQVTRDIVENWSVEEQAMEVDLRILQQVEDLERRVASASLQVKGWMCPEPASEREDLVYFEHKSFSNLCKEHDGEFTGEEESSAHALERKSDNPLDIAVTRLSELERNIERRYLKSPLSTTIQIKLDNVGTVTVPAPAPSISGDDDRIEEDIVPGLRVWRWALSEARSAAQVALCIQQLQKSIAWEKSIMKAASSLKRGHKDRKRKTEENTCSTGVKQESCTRGKKLKQDNSDLTLGSTSPTKMQTRLNKDMKKRKIEENTFSNLPNQESFNSVKKMKQDHSDLTSSSTLTEMDSHEDARPFVELPERSTRSCLRFRLRDGRHVVIQSA; this comes from the exons GGCTGAAAGAaattgcaaaagaaagaaaaaaactaaaaaaagcagaaagcatCCAGACCAAAGAAATATTTGATACTTCTGACGACCCTTTAAATTGTTCAAATCCGGATCATTGTgagcaaaaggaagatcctaaCGAAAAAGATAACACAAATCTAATTCTTCAGAATCCTGGCTCTTTTTCCAAATTAAGCAAGCTTTTAGAAGTAGCTAAGGTGCCTCCTGAGTCAGATGTAACGACCCCCAAACCAAAGAGCGGTGCAGATGGGTGCGCACTGCCTCACAAGAACCGTGGGAGACACTCACCGGGCAGCATGCAGCCAACGGTGACACAGAACAGCGTGGAAGAGACAGACTCGAATCTGGTCAGTACCGGTTCAGGTGGTGCAGGCAAGGTCTACAGTCCTCTCCCCAGGGACCAGTTGTTACTGCCAAGAACACCTTGGGAGGACACTTCCCTTACCCAAGCCGATGCGCCAGCTGCTTCTTCACCAACTCCTCGGGCCCAGCCGCCCTCTAAGTCACCTGCAGCTCTTGAAGTAGCCAAACCAGTAGATTATCCTAGTCCAAAGCCTATTCCAGAAG AAATGCAGTTTGGCTGGTGGAGAATTACTGACCCAGAGGATTTAAAAGCTTTGCTCAAAGTGCTACATCCCAGAGGCATAAGAGAAAAGGcattacaaaaacaaattcagaaacacCTGGATTACATCACTCAAGCCTGCATCGAGAATAAGGATG TTACCAttattgaattaaatgaaaatgaagaaaaccagGTAACTCGAGATATTGTGGAGAACTGGTCAGTAGAAGAACAAGCAATGGAAGTGGATTTGAGGATTCTTCAACAGGTAGAAGATCTGGAAAGGAGAGTCGCATCAGCAAGTTTGCAAGTAAAG GGTTGGATGTGTCCAGAACCGGCATCAGAAAGGGAGGACTTGGTCTATTTTGAACATAAGTCATTTTCTAACTTGTGCAAGGAGCACGATGGAGAATTTACTGGCGAAGAAGAAAGCAGTGCGCATGCACTAGAGCGGAAGAGTGACAACCCCCTAGATATAGCTGTAACCAGGCTCTCTGAGTTGGAGCGAAACATTGAAAGAAGGTATCTGAAGAGCCCCTTAAGTACCACCATTCAGATCAAACTGGATAATGTGGGCACAGTTACTGTCCCTGCTCCTGCACCATCCATTAGTGGTGATGATGACAG AATTGAAGAGGACATTGTTCCCGGTCTCAGGGTATGGCGATGGGCATTATCAGAAGCTCGCAGTGCTGCACAGGTGGCTCTGTGCATTCAGCAGTTACAGAAATCCATAGCATGGGAAAAATCAATTATGAAAGCT gcaaGTTCACTGAAAAGGGGCcacaaagacagaaaaaggaaaacagaggaaAACACCTGCAGTACTGGAGTAAAACAAGAAAGCTGTACTCGTGGAAAGAAACTGAAACAGGACAACTCTGACCTGACTCTTGGcag tacaAGCCCTACTAAAATGCAAACTCGTCTcaataaagacatgaaaaaaagaaaaatagaggaaaacacCTTTAGTAACTTACCAAACCAGGAAAGCTTTAATTctgtaaagaaaatgaagcaagACCACTCCGACCTGACTTcttccag TACCCTTACTGAAATGGACAGTCATGAAGATGCACGGCCTTTTGTAGAACTGCCGGAGCGCAGCACACGGAGTTGTCTGCGTTTCCGCCTCAGGGATGGAAGACACGTTGTTATTCAAAGTGCGTAA